CAACCGTAAATTCATTGCTGGAAGGGGAGTCACTTATCGTTAATGATGATCCTGTCAATGAAGAGGTGAAATCGTTGATCGACATATTGATTCCACCGCCTTTGGTAATGGTAACGATGCCATTAGCGGGCAGGGAGATGGTACAGGCGAGGCCGGTATCACCAGCAACCCTGAATCGTGCAGCTCCAACGGTTGAGCTGACAAGTGTTACGCCACCACCAGCGCTCCGCACACCATCCGTACTGATGGTAACGGTTCCCCCTTCTGTACTGCTTGGTGTGATGGTTCCAAAGGCCAGATTAGATGGGGTTGCAGAGCCTCCATTGCCAATATTGCTGATACTGATTGCCCCCCGCACCGTCGCAGTGGCGGTTGCACTAACA
The DNA window shown above is from Pelodictyon phaeoclathratiforme BU-1 and carries:
- a CDS encoding DUF4402 domain-containing protein, with amino-acid sequence MNKRISTFLCMATLLAFGSEAQAASVSATATATVRGAISISNIGNGGSATPSNLAFGTITPSSTEGGTVTISTDGVRSAGGGVTLVSSTVGAARFRVAGDTGLACTISLPANGIVTITKGGGINMSINDFTSSLTGSSLTISDSPSSNEFTVGGTLSLIANQPSGDYSGTFTVTANYN